A window of the bacterium genome harbors these coding sequences:
- the ltrA gene encoding group II intron reverse transcriptase/maturase has translation MTKKRKVHSLTGRITLGLMIQAFQAVKQNRGAAGIDKVSVDMFDVNRDENLVALMRDLKTGNFRPKPLRRVYIPKDPKAKKLRPLGIPVVRDRVAQEVLRRLLAPIFEPKFHQASFGYIPKRNCHQAIERVLAYHADGYRVVLDADVAAFFDNIPFKVIMAALAEEVADGNILRLVEKFLAAGVMENGVFKPTTVGVPQGGVFSPLLANVVLNHLDWALDGAGYRFARYADDFVIVCQTKQQAQEALTLVRRVLENDLGLALSPQKTKITTYGEGYEFLGFFLSS, from the coding sequence ATGACCAAGAAACGGAAAGTGCACTCATTGACCGGCAGGATCACCCTGGGGTTGATGATCCAGGCCTTTCAGGCGGTGAAGCAAAATCGGGGCGCAGCGGGTATCGACAAGGTCAGCGTCGACATGTTCGACGTCAACCGCGACGAGAACCTCGTGGCTCTGATGAGGGACCTGAAGACCGGAAACTTCCGGCCTAAGCCCCTTCGCCGGGTCTACATTCCCAAAGACCCGAAGGCGAAGAAGCTTCGCCCATTGGGCATACCAGTGGTCCGAGATCGCGTCGCCCAGGAAGTGCTCCGCAGGCTTCTGGCGCCGATCTTCGAACCGAAGTTTCACCAGGCGTCCTTCGGGTACATCCCGAAACGCAACTGCCACCAGGCCATCGAGCGGGTGCTGGCGTACCACGCGGACGGGTATCGGGTCGTTCTCGACGCCGACGTCGCCGCGTTCTTCGACAACATCCCGTTCAAGGTCATCATGGCAGCCCTTGCAGAGGAAGTCGCGGATGGCAACATCCTGCGATTGGTCGAGAAATTTCTCGCTGCTGGAGTGATGGAAAACGGCGTGTTCAAGCCAACGACGGTGGGGGTCCCGCAAGGCGGCGTCTTCTCACCTCTGCTGGCCAACGTCGTGCTCAATCATCTCGACTGGGCGCTCGACGGCGCCGGCTATCGCTTCGCGCGATATGCCGACGACTTCGTGATCGTCTGTCAGACAAAACAGCAGGCGCAAGAGGCTCTGACCCTCGTGCGACGTGTGCTCGAAAACGACCTCGGGCTGGCCCTCAGCCCACAGAAGACGAAGATTACAACCTACGGGGAAGGCTACGAATTCCTCGGGTTCTTCCTCTCGTC